DNA from Asterias amurensis chromosome 7, ASM3211899v1:
aagactagtcttcacagttagtgtatctcaacatttatgcataaaataacaagcctgtgaaaaatttgagctcaatcggtcgtcgaagttgcgagataataatgaaagaaaaaacacccttgtcacatgaagttgtgtgctttctgatgcttggtttcgagacctcaaattctaaacttgaggtctcaaaatcaaattcgtggaaaattacttctttcacgaaaactacgtcacttcagagggagccgtttctcacaatggtttatactatcaacctctccccattactcgtaatcaagaaatgttttatgacaataactattttgagtaattaccaatagtgccccactgcctttaaagccattggaccctttcggtacagaaaaaaaaaaaaagttctcagatttacaaataacttaaagggtttacagaaggcaatggtgaaagacttctcttgaaatattattccatgaaatgctttactttttgagaaaacagcaaaacaatataaattctcgttaacgagaattacggatttattttaaacgtcatttcatgacacggcgaaacgcgcggaaacaagggtgggtttttccgttgttttctcccgactccgatgaccgattgagcctaaattttcacaagtttgttatttaatatagaagttgtggtacacaaagtgtgggcctcggACAACActgtgtaccgaaagggtccaatggctttaagccccGATCTAGTAAACTTTTTGTCATTCATCATAATGTTATGTTAAAGTAGGATAAACATTAAGTATATATGCTTGAACCATTCTAATATTTGATTTTAAACTTTATTTACAGGCCTTTTCCACATTGGCTCATGAGACGTTGATTCACGGCCGTGCCATGGATCTCAAGACGGTCTTCACAGATCATTCTCTCTTCGGGTTTGCTGATATTAGCTCCATACTGACCAACAAACTCCTGAGCTTCACACTGGCGGACATCAATCATGTTATATGTGTGTCGCACACCAGGTAGATTACAGCTTTCTTAATATTCACAACAATGCTCCAGAATACCTCATCAACCTCATCCACCCGTACACCTCAGCACACACCAGGCTGCGTTCTAATGAGCTCATGATGCTTCATCAgccctggggccgatttcacaaaggtctcaaattgatcgtaacttcaaatcaatcgtagttgctaagtaaagtgtgatgtcacaatgcaaatctctatggtgatactgaaaatttgtcttgcgatgaattttattgctttgtgaaatcggccccagaacTTCCACTCTTTGGGGCAATAGGTCATTTTCTGTAGCATCAGCCCGGGTGTGGAACCAACTCCCACTGACTGTCAAATCATCTCCATTCATCACAACATTCAAGACAAACTTTAAATCTCACCTGCTCAAACAAGCATACTCACACAATCCTCGGTCCTAATTTGTCTTTCTCTCCTCAAGACTATGAGCGCCTTCTTtaggcggataccggcgctctatctttatttattattattattaatttagattttcttgtggtttgttatttgatatctgaaatgAAGTAACGGCCGAAGCCATGACTTGGATATCTATAAATCCTTAATTCAGTCCAACCTGAAGATAATCTGGTGAAGAGCCGCCCAGTCCAAGTAAGCTTAGgcgatatcaatttattttattcacgatatatcgccgacaataattatatcgcgatattcgatataatcgcgattaataaaaatttgacatcatcagtcttcaaactcccagtgaaagttgtagaagagacagtcatagcataagagaggtgttctaatgacctactcttctggttttactccaaacctatggggtgaaagatgtctcagctaggaaatacagtGCGATATTGTGATAcctaatcgatatcgcgatatatcgcgatacatgtatatcgatatttcgattaaaaccaaatcgaaaATTGTTTCCAAATGAGTATTGCGGTATTCAATAATattgtgatatcgcccaagcttatatcCAACTAAATACTCAACTCTTTGATAACTCAACATCAACATTTTTGGCGGAGATTAGATTGGTATGCCTTGCTTTGAGTCTGTACAGTTCAAGCAACTTAATGAATTGGcatttagcactctgttcagcagagtgtgagtcaAGTCTTGGTCTTGACACCTAAGCAAGACACCATTATTGCCTCGTTCTCCTGGTTGGGAAATTATagctaaaaaatacaatttggtggctatgaaccgaTAAGAGTAAAGTGGGACAAATTACTATTATATTAAATTCATCCTGTATTGCAAGAATGCAAACTGAAATGAAACAGCTCAGCATTTGAACTACATTTTATTCCTTGAGTGGGAACCAGTTCGAGTCAATTAATCAGATTTAAATTACAGATGGAAGAGTTTTTTTATCCAATTGAAATTCCTGATTATTTATCCACACTTTCTTTTTCTCCGGTAAAGCAAAGAGAACACTGTTCTGAGGGCGTGTCTTCAACCAGACATTGTGTCCGTCATACCAAACGCTGTGGACTCTACAGTCTTCTATCCTGATCTCACCAAAAGGAGGAAGGACAGAAGTAAGTTGGAGAAGCTCATCTTGATACTCTGCTACAGGGTTGTGTTCCTGAAAGATCCCCTTTCTCTCTCTGCCCCCCTTCATCCTAccctataagcctttttgaggtatggcggacataCAATGTTTTACGCGCGCCCCAAACGGGGGCAactcatagatatagaatataatacctagatcggccgcgcgccTACATACGCGCCATAAGCCCCagtagtgttgtagcattgtgtccgtcATATATCAAAAAGGCTTATCCTCTATATTCTGCTACCATTCTTGCCTAATACCATGCGTTATATGGGAGAGTGGTATGGGAGCAGAGGTACTCCCCTGGTAGGTATGTTAAAAGTAAGAGAACATGGCCCTTTGTTCTCATACTTTAAGACACTATTTTCCTCTCGTACAGAGGAAGGCCCAACCCCTAAAAGCCCTGATGGATTCCTGAGATTCCAAGAGCAGGAATGAAGAcccaattggggggggggggtttaccaGTATGAAGCATAATGCAAGTTATCTTTcataaggttaaaaaaaaaaatgttagattgCCCTATCCATACCGTCCGTAAAAGAAGGAAAACCTTGGTCgcgtttttatatttttttagttgtttttttatttactgttGCCCTTTGTTAAATATCAAACCACACGCCCATTCCGATGTCACGTTTTCACAAGGAACCAGTCTACCAATCCATTGAACAACAGAGGGCACCTGTTGCCAATAATGCCCATATAGGTACCGCTCGTTTATTGAACGAATGAAAAACACTGGTGAATGAAATGACTCGTGGAAACTGTGTTTGAAggaatttgcaaaaaaaacaaacacaaaaagagCGCTTGAAGCGAGATGTATAAGATAAAATATCTTGCTTGTTTGACAACCAGATCTTTCATGAAATGTTAATGCAGTTTTGGGCATTCTTTGACGACCGACTGACCGACCCAAGCAAAAAATCGAGTGAAAGGGCAAtcaaaccgttttttttttggcttAATCAAAAGCCATGGCTTAGTTTGAACTTTTGAAAATTCAAGCCTTCTTCCATTTCCCCCCTTTATTATTTCAGTAACTGTTGTTGTGGTGAGCCGTCTTGTGTACAGGAAAGGAATGGACTTACTTGCAAGGGTCATACCAGAGGTGTGCCAGAAGCATCCCAGTGTTGATTTTCTTATAGGTAAATATTAATATTGTAACGCATGGCTAAACAATCGGTATAGTCTAGCGCCGTTAAGATCTCCAAACTGTAAAAAAGAAACGTTTTTGCACCAGCAGGAAGATGCTGACATTGAGCCAAGAGATACACACGTTGCATTATATTATTTATGGTATAGTTGTGTTAGGGCcgttgtcacatgaggcaattgacaggcaaccagttccaggtcATCAAAGTCTTATAATAGCGCACGTACAGtgtgtatctaccaaacaaggaaCTCAAGgggctgagtatatatacaaactttcagaaagataggttgttgcagtgatgaatCTTGAGACCCAATCaattagcaccttataagggtttacaaggtgctacggcgcatacaacagccacagccaggaacacccggcaaaccccttctctttttaattagataagtgcactgggttcttttacatgcattacacaacacatgggaccaacggctttatgtcccatctgaaggacaaaacaatagttatgtgtcttgcttaaggacacaagtgtcgcggctggggattcaacccactctgctgatcagaaacaccagagtttaagattcggtgctcttaaccgctcggccaacACACTTCCAAGAAGAAAAAACGTTCACCTTTAAATGTTCACCTATTATTCTTGGGAGTTCTAATTTGATATCTGGACTCTTGACTACTCTATAAAAATAGCAAATCATAAGATGGTGACTTTTGTGTTGTAAAAGAAATGTACAATAatccttcaaaatatttaattttgttttgcaggtGGAGACGGTCCGAAGAGGATTGATATCGAGGAAGTGAGAGAGAATTACGAGCTTCAAGATAGAGTCAAGATGTTGGGAGCTCTACCTCATGAAGATGTCAAAGATGTAAGATTTAAGACTCAaccatttaaaggaacgttacataatttgtttttgctaacaaaacaattgctggcagtgtaagcactttatgtaatccaccatatacaatgatacatgtatacagtcGACTCCCGTTGAACTCccatgaactgacaaacctgtagaagtttgagatcgatcgcacatctgggtcacaagaaaatagtgaaaaaccgattacacattttgcatgacatcaattatttttttgttaataaaaagCTCACTGAGCAATACACTCCAGCAGGaaattatttctcatcaaatatgacatttcacattgaaatatttcaaggaatgttttcttctatcattattagacgtgtaagttttatgtaaaatgtgtgatcttagacaatttattttattatcaattctgtaatgttcatttAAGATAGAAATATTTAATGGCCTGATATTTCGACCCTAGCTGAGTCTTTCTCTAAGGCTAAATATTAAGAATGCTCTTTGAATGAACTATGCTTAAAAGCTAAttcattttgagatataagtCAACAAaaattctaaaactgaaataACCTTTGTCAACCATTTCTCCATGGGTTGTTGGCAGCCCGCGGCTAgagttaaagccagtggacactattgttaaatgtcaaagactagccttcacagttggtgtatctaaacatatgcataaaataacaaacctgtgaaaatttgagctcaatcggtcgtcaaagttgcgagatgataatgaaagaaaaaaacaccagttgtgtgctttttgatgcttgattttgagacctcaaattctaaacttgaggtctcgaaaatcaaatttgtgggaaattacttctttctcgaaaactacgtcatttcagagggagccgtttctcacattgttttatactatcaacctctccccattactcattaccaagtgaggttttatgatgataattattttgagtaattaccaatagtgtttactgCCTTTCACTTTTCTGCCTTTaaattggcttcacaaccagaacaaaataaatcattcctacatgagtaacatgcctgtggtactttttcacaggactcggggaaagtactgagtataaagtgtTTTACACATTTAAAGTGTATAGGTAGAAActaaattatattttttgtccccgatgcaaattgaaCATCTATCAAAGAAACTTGTAGTTGTTGATTTATGAATAGTTTTATTTTGCTCATTGACAGGTTCTAAATCAAGGGGATATTTTCCTGAACACTTCTCTCACTGAGGCATTCTGTATAGCTATTGTGGAGGCAGCATGCTGTGGGTAGGTTCAGAACAATTTTGAAAACTTACCAaatgtgtgttaagcactgtatactcagtactttcccaaattCTGTGAAAGAACTCGGGAAATGAGAGTTAAGTATACAGTTTCTATTatacatcgatgtatgggtaaaaaacaaattattttatttatcccTGATGCTAAAGTTAGCATCTATTCAAATTTTAGCATCGAACaattttgtgaacttttgaaaaaaactagTCAAAGTGGCAGAAAATGTGAATCCAAATGATATGATTTCAGCAATTTCTATAAATTTCTATTCAGGTTTTGGATTGAAACAGGACTGAATCAGCATTTCTTTACTAAAACTTTTTTGTTAACTGTAGGGGTGGGGGGCAGTTGGTTGATTGGGTCGGGGGCCACAAGGCAAGACAGGAGCCTAATTTCAGGGAAATAGCGTTTGAGTAATTTCTTTGATAAGTAAACATTCCTGGGGAACCAGTCATGGACATTGCACTTGATAcagtttggctgataaccttcaTGAAATAGGATGTTTCTCCAAATCATTTACGGTGATTCCACTTTTCAGTTTGCAGGTGGTCAGTACAAGAGTTGGTGGAGTTCCAGAAGTTCTTCCAGATAATCTCATCATTCTAGCAGAGCCAAGTGTAAAATGTAAGTTATCGTTTGAATTTCTCATACTACAGCATCATCAAAACCTAAAGACTTAAAAATAAAAGCGTTATATTCACAAATATTTCAGAGATGGCATGGCTCCAACTTCTCACCTGTtgaagaagtattttttccaACTGGTGGAGCGGAAAGAGCTACATTGTAGTAGTGTTTGCTTTGTCCTTGGGTTTGTGTgggcatattttttttctttaattatgaCAGAACGTCTAACATCACAAGGtcagacgactggtctttgacaattaccaatagtgtccagtgtctttaaattgctTTTTGTGGtattataatattttaatttatttttcaattttgttttcttcatcaaAACAGCTCTAGTAACATCATTAGACGTCGCTATCAACAGACATAAGACGGGTAACCACGTTCCGGCCCAACAAGCTTATGAAACGATGAAGGGCATCTACACATGGCAGAATGTTGCCAAGAGAACGGAAAGGGTGAGAGTATAAACTTTTAGGAGCCTCCACGGTCGTATTCAGCTTTGTAAAAAATCATTTACCAAAGGTTCAGGGGAAATTTCAAGTCTCTTACCTCATGTTAAAATGCTGTGAAATGCCATTTTATTTGAGAGCGAAGTTTGAAACATGACGTTATCATCAGACACATAAAAATGGGTCTGTTCCAAATAGAAATGTTTGCGCCAGTCAAAAGGGCAAAGGCAATGC
Protein-coding regions in this window:
- the LOC139939308 gene encoding phosphatidylinositol N-acetylglucosaminyltransferase subunit A-like; this encodes MKHRICMVSDFFFPNTGGVESHIFQLSQCLIQRGHKVIVITHSYGDRKGVYYMTNNLKVYYLPFIVFYNQCVFPTVFATLPIIRTILIREGITIIHGHSAFSTLAHETLIHGRAMDLKTVFTDHSLFGFADISSILTNKLLSFTLADINHVICVSHTSKENTVLRACLQPDIVSVIPNAVDSTVFYPDLTKRRKDRITVVVVSRLVYRKGMDLLARVIPEVCQKHPSVDFLIGGDGPKRIDIEEVRENYELQDRVKMLGALPHEDVKDVLNQGDIFLNTSLTEAFCIAIVEAACCGLQVVSTRVGGVPEVLPDNLIILAEPSVKSLVTSLDVAINRHKTGNHVPAQQAYETMKGIYTWQNVAKRTERVYDRTLTMPILSLAERLERYNKLGFIAGKFFMLVAVVDFLIYCFFEWWAPRKNINIVPDFPQSLPKEVDKTFLRKPKESPGLKITAEGGIYKKRLRPRVGVKGDRKYKV